Proteins encoded by one window of Microplitis mediator isolate UGA2020A chromosome 1, iyMicMedi2.1, whole genome shotgun sequence:
- the LOC130677236 gene encoding wolframin isoform X2, with product MAGVVPMTGKPFRKQWFLRDGPRGSLRGLRSQLAEDGCAESQVVLAKKLLEEHCDVDTEENAKLAVYWLTKASEQGNLEATKLLHQCFTSGHGITEHNYHDAKRCLDMSQQEKLARHAARALFTTLANGEDYITSEQLLRQLTTIQSHLETRSLEYPDSELEKITESVLVSAASSYSRGLLPSLALNSQLALNSSQICDSPLLQRVFTHPWSSTKCFYHWLLSYLTQKCSLSALTSRTFTLLLVLTYCLFGTESLVLFIPMATYYLSFIIMVIATFQMLHTTTQLSTFRTWSNLFISYNERLNPQEAEYQFCRNNLKPYGHFFLALLLNLMIYPVIAHQWTPQSEFTVIAFTLTLITLVNFSTRQARWPDLLVLFSFAVHVLAKYPYEMDIVVAQTWRFLDIRVPTFASYVVGNSIEFCLNFRAVFYLLIPAIFLKLAARDGWKGTYQLLIPHCVTLSWWQIAILSSQGATWYGLIRAALALVGMVFFLPIVGIASVLLPVIALTKYLADNDMRMRVVTALLGGAPFFVSWYLRRFNWLNKVQVIASCLAATFLIWQGLATFSGDQVDEYPEEGLTWEMYQNYCHQPVWEEVPKVQVQVACDELTNLPVHWEGYVTDIKLKRVHNNLRDLIFLIPDDLGRKLMCLFGDRTGGCESLEGARRKNCELLSKLRARDSCHVDKWNRFEFEIYVKMKNGLWGSNAEIVLLAGHEFKNFSLNIYPGDKVKFRGRLVNRGERESLLGGMRPHVWLDEIQCLLCHVSDLKSCRREGVRVGIGDLLGIFITGVKTVLNFVLNPLVIFK from the exons atggcTGGAGTTGTTCCAATGACGGGGAAACCATTTAGGAAACAATGGTTCTTAcgtg ACGGACCACGAGGGTCACTACGAGGACTGCGTTCCCAGTTGGCCGAAGACGGCTGCGCTGAGTCCCAAGTAGTCTTGGCAAAGAAGCTGCTGGAAGAGCACTGTG ATGTCGATACGGAAGAGAACGCGAAGCTGGCAGTCTACTGGCTGACCAAAGCCTCAGAGCAGGGAAACCTGGAGGCGACGAAACTTCTGCACCAGTGTTTCACCAGCGGGCATGGAATAACTGAGCACAATTACCATGACGCCAAGCGATGCCTGGACATGTCTCAGCAAGAGAAGCTAGCTAGACACGCAGCCCGCGCTCTCTTCACGACCCTCGCCAACGGGGAAGACTACATAACCTCCGAGCAACTCCTTCGGCAGCTAACGACAATCCAGTCCCACTTAGAGACGCGTTCCCTCGAGTACCCGGACTCGGAACTAGAGAAAATAACCGAGTCAGTCTTAGTCTCTGCAGCCTCAAGTTACTCCCGTGGTCTCTTGCCCTCCCTGGCCCTCAACAGTCAGCTGGCTCTTAATTCCTCCCAGATCTGCGACTCTCCACTTCTTCAGCGAGTATTCACCCACCCCTGGAGCTCAACCAAGTGCTTCTACCACTGGCTGCTGTCATACTTGACCCAGAAATGCTCCCTATCAGCCCTGACATCTAGAACGTTTACCCTCCTCCTGGTCCTGACTTACTGCCTCTTCGGAACCGAGTCCCTAGTCCTTTTCATCCCCATGGCCACTTACTACCTCTCCTTCATCATAATGGTGATCGCAACCTTCCAGATGCTTCACACCACCACCCAATTATCGACTTTCAGGACCTGGTCCAACCTCTTCATCAGCTACAACGAGCGACTCAACCCCCAGGAAGCCGAGTACCAATTCTGCCGTAACAACCTCAAGCCCTACGGTCACTTCTTCCTAGCCCTGCTCCTCAATCTCATGATCTATCCAGTCATAGCCCACCAATGGACACCTCAGTCAGAATTTACAGTCATCGCGTTCACCCTGACCTTGATAACCCTCGTAAACTTCTCTACCCGTCAGGCTCGATGGCCAGATCTTTTGGTTCTCTTTAGTTTCGCGGTCCACGTGCTGGCAAAGTATCCCTACGAAATGGACATCGTGGTAGCCCAGACCTGGCGGTTCCTTGACATCCGTGTCCCCACGTTCGCTTCGTACGTCGTAGGAAACTCGATCGAATTCTGCCTCAACTTCCGCGCGGTCTTCTATCTTCTAATTCCCgcgatatttttgaaactcGCGGCCCGCGATGGCTGGAAGGGGACCTACCAATTACTGATTCCGCACTGCGTTACCTTGAGCTGGTGGCAAATCGCGATACTGAGTAGCCAAGGGGCGACTTGGTACGGGCTGATTCGCGCAGCATTGGCCCTAGTGGGAATGGTCTTTTTCCTGCCAATTGTAGGAATCGCTTCCGTTCTCTTGCCAGTCATAGCCCTCACGAAATACCTTGCGGATAACGATATGCGAATGCGCGTCGTAACGGCTCTTCTAGGCGGCGCTCCGTTCTTCGTTTCCTGGTACCTTAGAAGATTCAATTGGCTGAACAAAGTCCAGGTCATTGCAAGCTGTCTAGCCGCGACTTTTCTCATCTGGCAAGGCCTCGCAACCTTTTCAGGCGACCAAGTTGACGAGTATCCGGAAGAAGGATTGACTTGGGAAATGTATCAGAATTACTGCCACCAGCCGGTTTGGGAAGAAGTCCCCAAGGTCCAGGTCCAGGTCGCCTGCGACGAGTTGACCAACTTGCCCGTCCACTGGGAGGGTTACGTTACGGACATAAAGCTCAAAAGAGTCCACAATAATCTCAGGGACTTGATTTTCCTGATCCCTGATGACTTGGGCCGGAAGCTCATGTGCCTCTTTGGTGACAGGACCGGAGGCTGCGAATCTCTAGAGGGCGCGAGGCGGAAAAATTGCGAACTGCTCAGCAAATTGAGGGCCAGGGACTCCTGCCATGTCGACAAATGGAATCGGTTCGAGTTTGAGATCTACGTCAAGATGAAAAATGGACTCTGGGGAAGTAACGCCGAGATCGTGTTGCTTGCGGGCCATGAGTTTAAAAACTTCAGTTTGAATATTTATCCTGGGGACAAGGTTAAGTTTAGGGGCAGGTTGGTCAATAGGGGGGAGAGGGAAAGTTTGTTAGGAGGAATGAGACCACATGTTTGGTTAGATGAAATCCAATGTCTACTTTGCCATGTGAGTGATTTGAAATCTTGCAGGAGAGAGGGCGTAAGAGTAGGAATTGGTGATCTACTGGGAATTTTTATCACGGGAGTCAAGACTGTActtaattttgtattaaatcctttggttatttttaaatag
- the LOC130677397 gene encoding 39S ribosomal protein L22, mitochondrial — translation MQGLKNNLMGLIRNDFGLTRLSTKLLPAGFHTTARCKEEEQEREGPKKWLEYNKVILPPQKPDEPRRPAFVCHMKTNIKYSPKTMWYIAVLVRGLSIDEAIRQLSFLCKKGAVAAKETLLEAQQIAVEQHNVEFKSNLWVSESFVGKGISIKGIRRHSRARVGRIDYRHVHYFVKLEEGKPPKNYYLPEPPTQDGLLDDWLEKMRKRKIINTL, via the exons ATGCAGGGTCTGAAAAATAATCTAATGGGTTTGATAAGAAATGATTTTGGATTGACTAGATTGAGTACTAAATTATTGCCCGCTGGGTTTCATACTACGGCGAGATGTAAGGAAGAAGAACAGGAAAGAGAGGGTCCAAAGAAATGGTTAGAgtataataaagttattttgcCTCCTCAGAAACCCGACGAGCCTCGGAGACCAGCG TTTGTATGTCACATGAAGACAAATATCAAGTACAGTCCAAAAACCATGTGGTACATCGCCGTATTGGTCCGTGGTCTGTCTATAGATGAAGCAATTCGTCAATTAAGTTTTCTGTGTAAGAAAGGCGCagtagctgctaaagaaactCTATTAGAAGCCCAACAGATTGCTGTCGAACAACATAATGTtgaattcaaaagtaatttatgggttt ctGAATCATTTGTTGGCAAAGGAATTTCAATCAAAGGTATCCGTCGACATTCTCGTGCACGTGTGGGACGTATCGACTACCGACATGTTCATTATTTCGTAAAATTAGAAGAAGGCAAACCTCcgaagaattattatttacctgAGCCACCAACTCAAGATGGTTTACTTGATGATTGGCTtgaaaaaatgcgcaaacgtaaaattataaatacattgtaa
- the LOC130678120 gene encoding uncharacterized protein LOC130678120, which translates to MCSQVSELKKLRRQYWSMKNRDVNIVTEVWGTALHVAAQRHNSYAVEKLLKAGAEVNKFCTPGNCTALYNAITGSRFYKPEIVELLINSGVNVNHPVKVSTDGRQLTAMQVAIHKRNSEVVKSLLCFGASINRVNQNGELTPLELAVKVGATRAVKVIKEHIVRFHEADLYVCDSNIASVREDGQFDELRSQCYYEIECMKRMGISEDVNSTYYDILFNPCDETQSDLMKLNISNLPSVVESFKMFKEYCDLLTCKFYKLVNRTRRLKSFHY; encoded by the exons ATGTGTTCTCAAGTgtcagagttaaaaaaactacGCCGTCAGTATTGGTCGATG aaAAATCGTGACGTAAATATCGTGACAGAAGTATGGGGTACTGCCCTTCACGTCGCAGCTCAACGTCACAACAGTTacgcagttgaaaaattactgaaaGCAGGCGCagaagttaataaattttgtactcCCGGCAACTGCACGGCTCTTTATAATGCGATTACTGGATCAAGATTTTACAAACCGGAAATCGTCGAACTGCTGATCAATTCAGGAGTCAACGTCAACCATCCAGTCAAAGTGTCCACTGATGGCCGGCAACTGACGGCAATGCAGGTGGCCATCCATAAAAGGAACAGCGAAGTTGTCAAGTCACTGCTCTGCTTTGGCGCGTCGATTAATCGCGTTAATCAAAATGGCGAACTAACCCCGCTGGAGCTGGCGGTAAAAGTGGGCGCCACTAGGGCCGTGAAAGTGATCAAAGAACATATTGTTAGATTTCATGAAGCTGATTTGTATGTCTGTGACAGTAATATTGCGTCGGTCAGGGAAGATGGACAATTTGATGAGCTAAGAAGTCAGTGTTATTACGAAATCGAGTGCATGAAACGAATGGGAATTAGTGAAGACGTTAATAGCACTTATTATGACATCTTATTCAACCCTTGTGATGAAACTCAAAGTGATTTAATGAAATTGAACATTTCTAATCTGCCCTCTGTGGTCGAGAGCTTCAAAATGTTTAAGGAATATTGCGATCTATtgacttgtaaattttataagttgGTAAATAGAACCAGGAGGTTGAAATCCTTTCATTACTAA
- the LOC130677409 gene encoding 60S ribosomal protein L39: MSAHKTFIIKRKLAKKLKQNRPIPQWVRMRTGNTIRYNAKRRHWRRTKLKL, from the exons ATG tCGGCACACAAGACATTTATTATCAAGCGTAAACTcgctaaaaaattgaaacaaaatcGTCCAATTCCCCAATGGGTGAGAATGCGAACTGGTAACACCATCAg atacaaCGCCAAGAGGCGTCATTGGAGAAGAACAAAGTTGAAGTTGTAA
- the LOC130677236 gene encoding wolframin isoform X1 — MAGVVPMTGKPFRKQWFLRDGPRGSLRGLRSQLAEDGCAESQVVLAKKLLEEHCDLDVDTEENAKLAVYWLTKASEQGNLEATKLLHQCFTSGHGITEHNYHDAKRCLDMSQQEKLARHAARALFTTLANGEDYITSEQLLRQLTTIQSHLETRSLEYPDSELEKITESVLVSAASSYSRGLLPSLALNSQLALNSSQICDSPLLQRVFTHPWSSTKCFYHWLLSYLTQKCSLSALTSRTFTLLLVLTYCLFGTESLVLFIPMATYYLSFIIMVIATFQMLHTTTQLSTFRTWSNLFISYNERLNPQEAEYQFCRNNLKPYGHFFLALLLNLMIYPVIAHQWTPQSEFTVIAFTLTLITLVNFSTRQARWPDLLVLFSFAVHVLAKYPYEMDIVVAQTWRFLDIRVPTFASYVVGNSIEFCLNFRAVFYLLIPAIFLKLAARDGWKGTYQLLIPHCVTLSWWQIAILSSQGATWYGLIRAALALVGMVFFLPIVGIASVLLPVIALTKYLADNDMRMRVVTALLGGAPFFVSWYLRRFNWLNKVQVIASCLAATFLIWQGLATFSGDQVDEYPEEGLTWEMYQNYCHQPVWEEVPKVQVQVACDELTNLPVHWEGYVTDIKLKRVHNNLRDLIFLIPDDLGRKLMCLFGDRTGGCESLEGARRKNCELLSKLRARDSCHVDKWNRFEFEIYVKMKNGLWGSNAEIVLLAGHEFKNFSLNIYPGDKVKFRGRLVNRGERESLLGGMRPHVWLDEIQCLLCHVSDLKSCRREGVRVGIGDLLGIFITGVKTVLNFVLNPLVIFK; from the exons atggcTGGAGTTGTTCCAATGACGGGGAAACCATTTAGGAAACAATGGTTCTTAcgtg ACGGACCACGAGGGTCACTACGAGGACTGCGTTCCCAGTTGGCCGAAGACGGCTGCGCTGAGTCCCAAGTAGTCTTGGCAAAGAAGCTGCTGGAAGAGCACTGTG ACCTAGATGTCGATACGGAAGAGAACGCGAAGCTGGCAGTCTACTGGCTGACCAAAGCCTCAGAGCAGGGAAACCTGGAGGCGACGAAACTTCTGCACCAGTGTTTCACCAGCGGGCATGGAATAACTGAGCACAATTACCATGACGCCAAGCGATGCCTGGACATGTCTCAGCAAGAGAAGCTAGCTAGACACGCAGCCCGCGCTCTCTTCACGACCCTCGCCAACGGGGAAGACTACATAACCTCCGAGCAACTCCTTCGGCAGCTAACGACAATCCAGTCCCACTTAGAGACGCGTTCCCTCGAGTACCCGGACTCGGAACTAGAGAAAATAACCGAGTCAGTCTTAGTCTCTGCAGCCTCAAGTTACTCCCGTGGTCTCTTGCCCTCCCTGGCCCTCAACAGTCAGCTGGCTCTTAATTCCTCCCAGATCTGCGACTCTCCACTTCTTCAGCGAGTATTCACCCACCCCTGGAGCTCAACCAAGTGCTTCTACCACTGGCTGCTGTCATACTTGACCCAGAAATGCTCCCTATCAGCCCTGACATCTAGAACGTTTACCCTCCTCCTGGTCCTGACTTACTGCCTCTTCGGAACCGAGTCCCTAGTCCTTTTCATCCCCATGGCCACTTACTACCTCTCCTTCATCATAATGGTGATCGCAACCTTCCAGATGCTTCACACCACCACCCAATTATCGACTTTCAGGACCTGGTCCAACCTCTTCATCAGCTACAACGAGCGACTCAACCCCCAGGAAGCCGAGTACCAATTCTGCCGTAACAACCTCAAGCCCTACGGTCACTTCTTCCTAGCCCTGCTCCTCAATCTCATGATCTATCCAGTCATAGCCCACCAATGGACACCTCAGTCAGAATTTACAGTCATCGCGTTCACCCTGACCTTGATAACCCTCGTAAACTTCTCTACCCGTCAGGCTCGATGGCCAGATCTTTTGGTTCTCTTTAGTTTCGCGGTCCACGTGCTGGCAAAGTATCCCTACGAAATGGACATCGTGGTAGCCCAGACCTGGCGGTTCCTTGACATCCGTGTCCCCACGTTCGCTTCGTACGTCGTAGGAAACTCGATCGAATTCTGCCTCAACTTCCGCGCGGTCTTCTATCTTCTAATTCCCgcgatatttttgaaactcGCGGCCCGCGATGGCTGGAAGGGGACCTACCAATTACTGATTCCGCACTGCGTTACCTTGAGCTGGTGGCAAATCGCGATACTGAGTAGCCAAGGGGCGACTTGGTACGGGCTGATTCGCGCAGCATTGGCCCTAGTGGGAATGGTCTTTTTCCTGCCAATTGTAGGAATCGCTTCCGTTCTCTTGCCAGTCATAGCCCTCACGAAATACCTTGCGGATAACGATATGCGAATGCGCGTCGTAACGGCTCTTCTAGGCGGCGCTCCGTTCTTCGTTTCCTGGTACCTTAGAAGATTCAATTGGCTGAACAAAGTCCAGGTCATTGCAAGCTGTCTAGCCGCGACTTTTCTCATCTGGCAAGGCCTCGCAACCTTTTCAGGCGACCAAGTTGACGAGTATCCGGAAGAAGGATTGACTTGGGAAATGTATCAGAATTACTGCCACCAGCCGGTTTGGGAAGAAGTCCCCAAGGTCCAGGTCCAGGTCGCCTGCGACGAGTTGACCAACTTGCCCGTCCACTGGGAGGGTTACGTTACGGACATAAAGCTCAAAAGAGTCCACAATAATCTCAGGGACTTGATTTTCCTGATCCCTGATGACTTGGGCCGGAAGCTCATGTGCCTCTTTGGTGACAGGACCGGAGGCTGCGAATCTCTAGAGGGCGCGAGGCGGAAAAATTGCGAACTGCTCAGCAAATTGAGGGCCAGGGACTCCTGCCATGTCGACAAATGGAATCGGTTCGAGTTTGAGATCTACGTCAAGATGAAAAATGGACTCTGGGGAAGTAACGCCGAGATCGTGTTGCTTGCGGGCCATGAGTTTAAAAACTTCAGTTTGAATATTTATCCTGGGGACAAGGTTAAGTTTAGGGGCAGGTTGGTCAATAGGGGGGAGAGGGAAAGTTTGTTAGGAGGAATGAGACCACATGTTTGGTTAGATGAAATCCAATGTCTACTTTGCCATGTGAGTGATTTGAAATCTTGCAGGAGAGAGGGCGTAAGAGTAGGAATTGGTGATCTACTGGGAATTTTTATCACGGGAGTCAAGACTGTActtaattttgtattaaatcctttggttatttttaaatag